One segment of Ancylothrix sp. D3o DNA contains the following:
- the sixA gene encoding phosphohistidine phosphatase SixA, with protein sequence MKLYLIRHGIAADPVEYEKDEDRPLTEDGKRKTQKIAKRLRELDLQFDLILTSPLVRAKQTAELLKNAGLSSKLEESIFLATNGDIQGWFDWLLKWQAAGGDSLALVGHQPNLANWAELLVWGEVKEKLVLKKAGIIGLILPQDGLPLGRCEMFWLTAPKFLIG encoded by the coding sequence ATGAAACTTTATCTGATCCGTCATGGCATTGCTGCTGATCCCGTAGAATACGAAAAAGACGAAGACCGGCCTTTAACTGAGGACGGTAAGCGCAAAACCCAAAAAATCGCTAAACGCTTGCGAGAGTTGGATTTGCAGTTTGATTTAATCTTGACTTCCCCGCTGGTACGGGCAAAGCAAACGGCAGAATTGCTGAAAAATGCCGGTTTATCTTCTAAACTAGAGGAATCGATTTTTTTGGCGACCAATGGAGATATTCAAGGCTGGTTTGATTGGCTTTTGAAGTGGCAGGCTGCCGGTGGTGATTCTCTGGCTCTGGTTGGTCATCAGCCAAATCTGGCTAATTGGGCGGAGTTGTTGGTGTGGGGAGAGGTAAAAGAAAAGCTGGTTCTTAAAAAGGCTGGCATTATTGGCTTAATTTTGCCTCAAGATGGTCTGCCGTTGGGCCGGTGTGAGATGTTTTGGCTGACTGCTCCTAAGTTTCTCATCGGCTAG
- a CDS encoding bifunctional oligoribonuclease/PAP phosphatase NrnA has protein sequence MPSSHSLSTANQATMASTTKRPTEHNNSAASEPETAEDADPLAPTVLETAIIVKTPSTNSILPVAQSLDSKLEALRQTLHRHRGERQLIILQDFPDPDALSGAWAYKLIAQQYGIVCDIVYAGALSHQENIALVKLTGLPVTRLAVETAKRKDLSIYQGCVLIDNQGTTSTLTPLIQAAKLPITMIIDHHTQQGNTEAEFIDIRPHIRATATILSQYLQAGLLKFDNQINDHVKCATALMHGLRSDTDALRQAQEEDFLAAAFLSRFYDSQLLSAVLQASRSKRVMDVIERALHNRMIQNNFSIAGVGYLRYEDRDAIPQAADFLLTEENVHTAVVYGIVHDEDQELEVVTGSLRTDKLTLDPDEFIKEAFGQDAHGRFFGGGRSQAGGFEIPMGFLSGCNENKEYARLKWEVFDMQIKQKLLELVNPDTSYPHHSD, from the coding sequence ATGCCATCTTCTCATTCACTCTCAACAGCCAACCAAGCCACAATGGCATCTACAACAAAACGTCCCACTGAGCATAACAACTCTGCCGCCTCCGAACCCGAAACGGCAGAAGACGCTGACCCACTAGCACCCACCGTTCTTGAAACTGCTATCATCGTCAAAACACCGTCTACTAATAGCATCCTGCCCGTAGCCCAGTCGCTCGACAGCAAACTGGAAGCTCTGCGGCAAACCCTCCACCGGCACCGAGGGGAACGTCAGCTTATCATCCTCCAAGACTTCCCCGACCCTGATGCCCTTTCCGGCGCCTGGGCCTATAAACTCATTGCCCAGCAATACGGCATTGTCTGCGATATCGTGTATGCGGGAGCGCTGTCTCACCAAGAAAACATCGCCCTTGTTAAACTCACCGGCCTCCCTGTCACCCGCTTGGCGGTGGAAACTGCCAAAAGAAAAGATTTATCCATTTATCAAGGCTGCGTACTGATCGATAACCAAGGCACTACCAGCACCCTCACCCCCCTCATCCAGGCTGCCAAGCTACCAATCACGATGATCATTGATCATCACACCCAACAAGGCAACACTGAGGCCGAGTTTATTGATATCCGCCCCCATATTCGCGCTACTGCTACTATTCTCAGCCAATACCTGCAAGCCGGCCTGCTCAAGTTTGACAATCAAATTAATGATCATGTCAAATGTGCTACTGCTCTGATGCACGGTTTACGCTCTGATACTGATGCTTTGCGCCAAGCTCAAGAAGAGGATTTTTTAGCGGCTGCTTTTTTGAGCCGGTTTTATGATAGCCAATTACTAAGCGCTGTTTTGCAAGCTTCTCGCTCTAAGCGGGTTATGGATGTGATTGAGCGAGCTTTGCATAACCGAATGATACAAAATAATTTTTCTATTGCCGGTGTTGGTTATCTCCGATATGAAGACCGCGATGCCATCCCCCAAGCGGCTGATTTTCTGCTAACTGAAGAAAATGTCCATACTGCTGTTGTTTATGGCATTGTCCATGATGAGGATCAAGAATTGGAAGTTGTCACCGGCAGTCTCCGCACTGATAAGCTTACTTTAGATCCTGATGAGTTTATCAAAGAGGCTTTTGGACAAGATGCTCATGGCCGGTTTTTTGGCGGTGGTAGAAGTCAAGCCGGTGGTTTTGAAATTCCTATGGGTTTTCTTTCTGGTTGTAATGAAAATAAGGAGTATGCTCGTCTGAAATGGGAGGTTTTTGATATGCAAATTAAACAAAAGCTTCTTGAGTTGGTTAATCCTGATACGAGTTATCCTCATCATTCAGATTAG
- a CDS encoding cysteine hydrolase family protein has translation MISIPAQPYNYELPDLQKVALVIIDMQRDFLEIGGFGESLGNDVSRLQTIIPTIQQLLTSFRGKNLPIIHTREGHQPDLSDCPPSKINRGKTTLKIGDTGPMGRILILEEPGNNIIPQLQPLPGEIVISKPGKGAFYKTFLEHLLREKNITHLILTGVTTEVCVQTTMREANDRGFECLLVEDATESYFPQFKQATLEMITAQGGIIGWTATAQQVLQALET, from the coding sequence ATGATTTCAATTCCTGCTCAACCCTACAACTATGAACTCCCCGATCTCCAAAAAGTTGCCCTGGTTATTATCGATATGCAGCGAGATTTTTTAGAAATCGGTGGGTTTGGAGAAAGTCTCGGCAATGACGTCAGCCGGTTGCAAACAATTATCCCTACTATCCAACAATTATTAACCAGCTTTCGCGGCAAAAATCTCCCCATTATTCACACCCGCGAAGGACACCAACCCGACTTATCAGACTGCCCACCTTCTAAAATAAATCGAGGTAAAACCACCTTAAAAATTGGAGATACAGGCCCAATGGGACGCATTTTAATTTTAGAAGAACCAGGAAACAACATCATCCCCCAACTGCAACCACTCCCCGGAGAAATAGTCATTTCCAAACCAGGAAAAGGCGCATTTTATAAAACTTTTTTAGAACACTTATTGCGAGAAAAAAACATCACCCATCTGATCCTCACCGGCGTCACCACAGAAGTTTGTGTCCAAACCACCATGCGCGAAGCCAACGACAGAGGCTTTGAATGTTTGCTAGTAGAAGACGCCACAGAAAGTTATTTTCCCCAATTTAAACAAGCCACCTTAGAAATGATCACCGCCCAAGGGGGTATCATCGGATGGACAGCAACCGCCCAGCAAGTTTTGCAAGCCTTAGAAACTTGA
- a CDS encoding HNH endonuclease, protein MGKVLVLNASYEPLNITSWRRAVVLLLKGKAEQVEHNGKYLSAEFPLPTVIRLRYYVRVPYKEIPLTRRNILHRDGHTCQYCGYTGDDLTLDHVHPRSRGGPDTWENIVTACVRCNVKKGNRTPKEANMPLDNPPRQPYSGLYFEVSKHLKNGHNDEWQKYVIGS, encoded by the coding sequence ATGGGCAAGGTTCTAGTCCTGAACGCCTCCTACGAGCCGCTCAACATCACCAGTTGGCGGCGAGCGGTCGTTTTGTTGCTCAAAGGAAAAGCCGAACAAGTCGAGCATAACGGCAAATACCTCTCTGCCGAATTTCCCCTGCCGACAGTGATCAGGCTACGCTACTACGTTCGTGTCCCTTACAAAGAAATTCCCCTAACCCGCCGGAACATCTTGCACCGAGACGGCCACACTTGTCAATATTGCGGATACACCGGCGACGACCTGACCCTCGATCACGTCCATCCCCGTTCAAGAGGTGGCCCTGATACCTGGGAAAACATTGTTACCGCCTGCGTGCGCTGCAATGTCAAAAAAGGCAACCGTACCCCCAAAGAAGCGAATATGCCTCTCGATAACCCACCCCGCCAACCGTATAGCGGTCTGTACTTTGAGGTGAGCAAACACCTAAAAAACGGACACAATGACGAATGGCAAAAATACGTCATCGGTTCCTAG
- a CDS encoding diguanylate cyclase domain-containing protein produces the protein MNDNKKAPVVILIVDDTLNTMSYDLTKLGFEVLTASDGESAIKKAQKANPDIILLDIMREHTNAFKTCKILKANCLTKNIPVIFISAFCEVVDKVQAFKIGAVDYITKPIQPEELLARINNHLNLSKLHKNLEDKNQKLQLETVKKQKIEATLRNQIVRERILGSMRERIRQSLNLQEILKTTVEEVRKFLQTDRVLIYQFQEDWSGIVVVESVSKKTFSILNKQITDPCFGENYIKPYRQGKIHSTKDIYKSNLQPCYIEFLEQFQVRSNLVVPILQTDSLWGLLIAHHCTEPRTWQNLDIDLLKQFSSQIAIAIQQAQLYEQLKAANQELHRLASLDGLTLLANRRKFDQILSQEWRRMARENQPISLILCDVDCFKLYNDTYGHQAGDDCLRQVARAMSSTISRPGDLAARYGGEEFAIILPNTDQTTALKTAENIRLAIKNQAIPHSKSLISKIVSLSLGTSTLIPRLDTSPDKLITLADKALYQAKQQGRDRVVAGMIEELSRQE, from the coding sequence ATGAACGATAATAAAAAAGCCCCGGTCGTCATTTTAATTGTAGATGACACCTTAAACACCATGAGCTATGATTTAACCAAATTAGGCTTTGAAGTGTTGACAGCCAGCGATGGAGAGAGCGCCATAAAAAAAGCCCAAAAGGCAAACCCAGACATCATTCTTTTAGACATAATGAGGGAACATACAAATGCCTTTAAAACCTGCAAAATACTCAAAGCAAATTGTTTAACAAAAAACATTCCTGTCATTTTTATAAGTGCCTTTTGCGAAGTCGTAGATAAAGTTCAAGCCTTTAAAATAGGGGCTGTTGACTATATAACAAAACCGATTCAACCAGAAGAACTTTTAGCCCGGATCAACAACCACTTAAACCTCAGTAAGCTCCACAAAAACCTAGAAGATAAAAACCAAAAACTTCAACTAGAAACGGTGAAAAAACAAAAAATCGAAGCCACCCTCCGAAACCAAATCGTCCGCGAACGAATCTTAGGCTCAATGCGAGAGCGAATCAGACAATCTTTAAACCTCCAAGAAATTTTAAAAACCACCGTCGAAGAAGTCCGCAAATTTTTACAAACAGACCGCGTACTTATTTATCAATTCCAAGAAGATTGGAGTGGCATAGTAGTCGTAGAATCTGTTAGCAAAAAAACATTTTCTATCCTTAATAAACAAATCACAGACCCCTGTTTCGGCGAAAACTATATAAAGCCCTACCGCCAAGGCAAAATCCACAGCACCAAAGATATCTATAAATCAAATTTACAACCATGCTACATCGAATTTTTAGAACAATTTCAAGTTCGCTCAAACCTAGTAGTACCTATCCTTCAAACAGATAGTTTATGGGGACTCTTAATCGCCCACCACTGCACAGAACCGCGAACCTGGCAAAACTTAGATATAGACCTACTCAAACAATTTTCCTCACAAATTGCCATCGCCATTCAACAAGCCCAACTTTACGAACAACTCAAAGCAGCCAACCAAGAACTCCATCGTTTAGCCAGCCTAGACGGGCTAACATTATTAGCAAACCGGCGAAAATTTGACCAAATTCTCAGCCAAGAATGGCGACGAATGGCAAGAGAAAATCAACCGATATCCTTAATTTTATGTGACGTCGATTGTTTTAAACTCTACAACGACACCTACGGACATCAAGCCGGTGACGACTGTTTGCGACAAGTTGCACGCGCCATGAGTAGCACCATCAGCCGGCCCGGAGATTTAGCCGCTCGCTACGGCGGAGAAGAATTTGCCATAATTTTACCCAACACCGACCAAACCACAGCCCTCAAAACCGCTGAAAACATCCGTCTCGCCATAAAAAACCAAGCCATCCCTCACAGCAAATCTCTGATCAGCAAAATAGTCTCCCTAAGTTTAGGTACAAGCACCCTCATTCCCCGGCTTGACACCAGCCCAGACAAACTGATCACCCTCGCAGACAAAGCCCTTTATCAAGCAAAACAGCAAGGACGAGATCGCGTAGTAGCCGGCATGATAGAAGAACTCAGCAGACAAGAATAG